The proteins below are encoded in one region of Phyllopteryx taeniolatus isolate TA_2022b chromosome 11, UOR_Ptae_1.2, whole genome shotgun sequence:
- the LOC133485653 gene encoding uncharacterized protein LOC133485653, with translation MCHHANTADKFDVALLDEREAYLIRELKLTALQCDLDQPADVQDEYCASIEDDDDQEEAAYNADNREEESYDADNREEEAYDADNREEEAYDADNREEEAYDADNREEEAYDADNREEESYDADNREEEADDVDYQEEAFDGDAPLQVGNNMPSDVPIQSSTKSKPSHRKEMCQSIVGSVRQDKSRNGHVSTNPVHHQARSNSPRLCPLLELQKQKNNNGSDPTEVSPFHKLSLLSWQSPWHQQCHPRRVSGAAIVCRASSHCRHCPRAAVRRANGHR, from the coding sequence ATGTGTCACCATGCCAACACTGCTGACAAATTTGATGTTGCTCTGCTGGATGAGAGGGAAGCATACCTCATACGTGAACTCAAGCTCACAGCCCTCCAGTGTGATCTGGATCAGCCTGCAGACGTGCAGGATGAGTACTGCGCTTCCATTGAGGACGATGATGACCAAGAGGAGGCTGCGTACAACGCGGACAACCGAGAGGAGGAGTCGTACGACGCCGACAACCGAGAGGAGGAGGCGTACGACGCCGACAACCGAGAGGAGGAGGCGTACGACGCCGACAACCGAGAGGAGGAGGCGTACGACGCGGACAACCGAGAGGAGGAGGCGTACGACGCGGACAACCGAGAGGAGGAGTCGTACGACGCGGACAACCGAGAGGAGGAGGCCGACGACGTGGACTACCAAGAGGAGGCCTTTGATGGGGATGCCCCACTGCAGGTAGGGAACAACATGCCTTCAGATGTGCCGATTCAGTCGTCCACCAAGTCCAAACCCTCTCATAGAAAAGAGATGTGCCAAAGTATTGTGGGAAGTGTGAGACaagacaaaagcagaaacgGACATGTTTCAACAAATCCCGTCCACCACCAGGCAAGATCCAATTCACCAAGACTGTGCCCCTTGCTGGAATTACAAAAACAGAAGAACAACAATGGCTCTGATCCGACTGAAGTTAGCCCTTTCCACAAGCTCAGTCTGCTCTCTTGGCAGAGTCCCTGGCATCAACAGTGCCATCCCCGCAGAGTCTCCGGTGCTGCCATTGTCTGCAGAGCCTCCAGTCACTGTCGCCACTGTCCTCGCGCCGCCGTCCGCAGAGCCAATGGTCACCGCTGA